Proteins encoded by one window of Triplophysa rosa linkage group LG19, Trosa_1v2, whole genome shotgun sequence:
- the asl gene encoding argininosuccinate lyase isoform X1, with the protein MASPEGNKLWGGRFVGNIDPIMERFNASISYDQRMWQADIKGSKAYAKALQKAGLVTQNEMEQILTGLDKVHDEWSRGEFKIKDGDEDIHTANERRLKEIIGDPAGKLHTGRSRNDQVATDMRLWLRDGISTLKEQTLQFINTMVERAAVEIDVLFPGYTHTQRAQPIRWSQWILSHVVPLSRDVERLEEIRKRTNVMPLGSGAIAGNPFNIDRELLRKELNFDSISINSLDATGQRDFVAEFLFWGSMCLTHLSKMAEDLILYNTKEFSFITLSDAYSTGSSLMPQKKNADSLELIRSKAGRVFGRCAGFLMTLKGLPSTYNKDLQYSFLMQEDKEAMFDTFDTVHAVLQVATGVISTLEINQKTMEEALSPDMLATDLAYYLVRKGMPFREAHSCAGKAVYIAESKKIPLNQLTVEDLHTASPLFDCDICTVWDYSSSVEQYSSPGGTAKCSVTAQIEHFRSWLRTQRQ; encoded by the exons ATGGCAAGTCCAGAG GGAAATAAATTATGGGGTGGTCGATTCGTGGGAAACATCGACCCAATAATGGAAAGGTTTAATGCGTCTATCTCGTATGACCAGCGCATGTGGCAGGCTGATATTAAAGGAAGTAAAGCATATGCCAAAGCCTTACAGAAAGCAGGTTTGGTCACCCAAAACGAGATGGAGCAGATCCTTACAGGTCTTGACAAG GTTCACGATGAATGGTCCAGAGGCGAGTTCAAGATCAAAGATGGTGATGAGGATATTCACACCGCTAATGAACGTCGTCTGAAG GAGATTATTGGTGATCCAGCTGGAAAGCTTCACACTGGCAGGAGCAGAAATGATCAG GTTGCAACGGATATGCGGCTGTGGCTGCGGGATGGGATTTCCACTCTGAAAGAACAAACTTTACAGTTTATCAACACTATGGTGGAAAGAGCTGCCGT AGAGATCGACGTCCTGTTTCCTGGTTACACTCACACACAGagggctcagccaatcagatggaGTCAGTGGATTCTCAG TCATGTGGTGCCGTTGAGCAGGGACGTAGAGCGACTGGAGGAAATCAGGAAACGTACTAATGTGATGCCTTTAGGAAG CGGAGCCATTGCTGGGAATCCATTCAACATTGACAGAGAACTTCTCCGTAAAG AACTGAACTTTGACAGTATTAGTATTAACAGCTTGGATGCTACTGGACAGAGGGATTTTGTAG CGGAGTTTCTCTTTTGGGGATCGATGTGTCTCACACATCTTAGCAAGATGGCGGAGGATCTGATTTTGTACAATACCAAAGAGTTCTCCTTCATTACATTGTCTGATGCATACAG CACAGGAAGCAGTCTGATGCCTCAGAAGAAGAACGCAGACAGCCTGGAGCTCATCCGCAGCAAAGCAGGACGAGTGTTTGGCAGA TGTGCAGGGTTTCTGATGACTCTTAAAGGCTTACCCAGCACATACAACAAAGACCTACAG TACAGTTTTTTAATGCAGGAGGACAAGGAGGCCATGTTTGACACCTTTGACACAGTACATGCCGTGCTGCAGGTGGCGACAGGTGTCATTTCAACTCTGGAG ATAAACCAGAAGACAATGGAAGAGGCTCTCAGTCCAGACATGCTGGCCACTGATCTGGCTTACTACCTGGTCAGAAAGGGA ATGCCATTCAGAGAAGCCCACAGCTGTGCTGGAAAAGCTGTCTACATTGCGGAGTCCAAGAAGATCCCTTTGAATCAACTCACTGTTGAGGATTTACATACAGCCAG CCCATTGTTTGATTGTGACATATGTACAGTGTGGGACTACAGCAGTAGTGTGGAACAGTACAGTTCCCCCGGTGGTACTGCCAAGTGTAGCGTCACGGCTCAGATTGAACACTTCAGAAGCTGGTTACGAACACAACGTCAGTGA
- the ca4c gene encoding carbonic anhydrase IV c, with protein MTSVLSLSSVLLALKLCSGEWCYQSQFSCNDTCKEPNHWHKIFPKCGGQSQSPINIVTRKVQHDSNLTGFIFEGHEDGVTITVENHGHSAHFALPSSVRLCGGGLPTTYKAVQFHLHWGEEQQPGSEHSVDGERYPMELHIVHIKEQYSSLQEAESDTTGIAALAFFFEVTSEPNKHFDRVIEALGRVRYQGNSSTILGFRLADIILPASKLSYYRYSGSLTTPGCDQIVVWTVFHQTLPISQKQLALVTRQLLYRTEKPMTGVFRPMQNLNRRIVFTSVKSDGVRALPGLITLFLCFFCAFGQQR; from the exons ATGAcatctgttctctctctctcctctgttctCTTGGCTCTAAAACTGTGCTCAG GTGAGTGGTGCTACCAGAGCCAGTTCTCATGCAATGACACATGTAAAG AGCCCAATCACTGGCACAAGATTTTTCCAAAATGTGGAGGACAGAGCCAGTCACCCATCAACATTGTCACACGCAAGGTACAACATGACTCAAATCTGACCGGCTTCATCTTCGAGGGTCATGAGGACGGTGTCACCATCACTGTGGAAAATCACGGACACTCAG CTCACTTCGCGCTTCCTTCATCTGTGCGGCTCTGTGGTGGCGGTCTTCCGACCACATACAAGGCCGTTCAGTTTCATCTGCACTGGGGAGAGGAGCAGCAGCCGGGCTCGGAGCACTCTGTGGATGGGGAGCGCTATCCTATGGAG CTCCACATTGTTCACATTAAAGAGCAGTACAGCAGCTTGCAGGAGGCTGAGAGTGACACGACGGGGATAGCAGCACTTGCCTTCTTTTTTGAG GTCACTTCAGAGCCCAACAAACACTTTGATAGAGTTATAGAGGCTTTAGGAAGAGTTCGGTATCAAG GGAACAGTAGTACCATTTTAGGGTTTAGACTGGCTGACATCATCCTTCCTGCGAGTAAACTGAGTTACTATCGGTACTCAGGCTCCTTGACCACTCCAGGGTGTGACCAGATTGTTGTGTGGACTGTGTTTCATCAGACTCTGCCCATTAGCCAAAAGCAG CTGGCATTAGTGACTCGACAGCTGTTATACAGGACAGAAAAACCCATGACTGGAGTATTCCGTCCCATGCAGAATCTGAATAGACGAATTGTGTTCACGTCTGTGAAAAGTGACGGTGTGCGTGCACTGCCAGGTCTAATAACCCTGTTTCTGTGCTTCTTTTGTGCTTTTGGACAACAAAGGTGA
- the asl gene encoding argininosuccinate lyase isoform X2, producing MASPEGNKLWGGRFVGNIDPIMERFNASISYDQRMWQADIKGSKAYAKALQKAGLVTQNEMEQILTGLDKVHDEWSRGEFKIKDGDEDIHTANERRLKEIIGDPAGKLHTGRSRNDQVATDMRLWLRDGISTLKEQTLQFINTMVERAAVEIDVLFPGYTHTQRAQPIRWSQWILSHVVPLSRDVERLEEIRKRTNVMPLGSGAIAGNPFNIDRELLRKELNFDSISINSLDATGQRDFVAEFLFWGSMCLTHLSKMAEDLILYNTKEFSFITLSDAYSTGSSLMPQKKNADSLELIRSKAGRVFGRCAGFLMTLKGLPSTYNKDLQEDKEAMFDTFDTVHAVLQVATGVISTLEINQKTMEEALSPDMLATDLAYYLVRKGMPFREAHSCAGKAVYIAESKKIPLNQLTVEDLHTASPLFDCDICTVWDYSSSVEQYSSPGGTAKCSVTAQIEHFRSWLRTQRQ from the exons ATGGCAAGTCCAGAG GGAAATAAATTATGGGGTGGTCGATTCGTGGGAAACATCGACCCAATAATGGAAAGGTTTAATGCGTCTATCTCGTATGACCAGCGCATGTGGCAGGCTGATATTAAAGGAAGTAAAGCATATGCCAAAGCCTTACAGAAAGCAGGTTTGGTCACCCAAAACGAGATGGAGCAGATCCTTACAGGTCTTGACAAG GTTCACGATGAATGGTCCAGAGGCGAGTTCAAGATCAAAGATGGTGATGAGGATATTCACACCGCTAATGAACGTCGTCTGAAG GAGATTATTGGTGATCCAGCTGGAAAGCTTCACACTGGCAGGAGCAGAAATGATCAG GTTGCAACGGATATGCGGCTGTGGCTGCGGGATGGGATTTCCACTCTGAAAGAACAAACTTTACAGTTTATCAACACTATGGTGGAAAGAGCTGCCGT AGAGATCGACGTCCTGTTTCCTGGTTACACTCACACACAGagggctcagccaatcagatggaGTCAGTGGATTCTCAG TCATGTGGTGCCGTTGAGCAGGGACGTAGAGCGACTGGAGGAAATCAGGAAACGTACTAATGTGATGCCTTTAGGAAG CGGAGCCATTGCTGGGAATCCATTCAACATTGACAGAGAACTTCTCCGTAAAG AACTGAACTTTGACAGTATTAGTATTAACAGCTTGGATGCTACTGGACAGAGGGATTTTGTAG CGGAGTTTCTCTTTTGGGGATCGATGTGTCTCACACATCTTAGCAAGATGGCGGAGGATCTGATTTTGTACAATACCAAAGAGTTCTCCTTCATTACATTGTCTGATGCATACAG CACAGGAAGCAGTCTGATGCCTCAGAAGAAGAACGCAGACAGCCTGGAGCTCATCCGCAGCAAAGCAGGACGAGTGTTTGGCAGA TGTGCAGGGTTTCTGATGACTCTTAAAGGCTTACCCAGCACATACAACAAAGACCTACAG GAGGACAAGGAGGCCATGTTTGACACCTTTGACACAGTACATGCCGTGCTGCAGGTGGCGACAGGTGTCATTTCAACTCTGGAG ATAAACCAGAAGACAATGGAAGAGGCTCTCAGTCCAGACATGCTGGCCACTGATCTGGCTTACTACCTGGTCAGAAAGGGA ATGCCATTCAGAGAAGCCCACAGCTGTGCTGGAAAAGCTGTCTACATTGCGGAGTCCAAGAAGATCCCTTTGAATCAACTCACTGTTGAGGATTTACATACAGCCAG CCCATTGTTTGATTGTGACATATGTACAGTGTGGGACTACAGCAGTAGTGTGGAACAGTACAGTTCCCCCGGTGGTACTGCCAAGTGTAGCGTCACGGCTCAGATTGAACACTTCAGAAGCTGGTTACGAACACAACGTCAGTGA